A section of the Serratia liquefaciens ATCC 27592 genome encodes:
- the trhA gene encoding PAQR family membrane homeostasis protein TrhA: MGKTGVVKAGTEKIAAAAYPWAEEIANSISHGIGLVFGIVGLVLLLVQAVDSGADVTAITSYSLYGGSMILLFLASTLYHAIPHQKAKHWLKKFDHCAIYLLIAGTYTPFLLVGLNSPLAKGLMAVIWGLALLGVLFKLAFAHRFEALSLVTYLTMGWLSLIVIYQLATRLALGGVTLLAVGGVVYTLGVIFYASKRFRFGHAIWHGFVLGGSLCHFMAIYLYV, from the coding sequence ATGGGAAAAACGGGCGTAGTGAAAGCCGGGACTGAAAAAATCGCCGCTGCGGCCTATCCGTGGGCGGAGGAGATAGCCAACAGCATCAGCCACGGTATCGGGTTGGTTTTTGGCATTGTCGGCCTGGTATTGCTACTGGTGCAGGCGGTCGACAGCGGTGCCGATGTCACGGCCATTACCAGCTACAGTCTTTATGGCGGCAGCATGATCCTGCTGTTCCTGGCCTCCACGCTGTACCATGCGATCCCCCATCAAAAGGCCAAGCATTGGCTGAAAAAGTTTGACCACTGCGCCATTTACCTTTTGATTGCCGGTACCTACACGCCGTTTCTGTTGGTGGGGTTGAACTCACCCTTGGCCAAAGGGTTGATGGCGGTTATCTGGGGCCTGGCGCTGCTGGGTGTGCTGTTCAAACTGGCATTCGCCCACCGTTTTGAAGCACTGTCGCTGGTGACCTATCTGACCATGGGCTGGCTGTCGCTGATCGTGATCTATCAGTTGGCGACGCGTCTGGCCTTGGGCGGCGTGACGCTGCTGGCGGTCGGCGGCGTGGTTTACACCCTGGGGGTGATTTTCTACGCCTCGAAGCGATTCCGCTTTGGACACGCCATCTGGCATGGCTTCGTGCTCGGCGGCAGCCTGTGCCACTTTATGGCGATTTATCTTTACGTCTGA
- a CDS encoding MipA/OmpV family protein encodes MKNTLGYSAATLLVLFPLQGLTQDGAEASLKFSGGMAVAPDYQGASDYSAVPLYDIEAGYEKSAWGDFSLGMQNGARWQLPLSGPFGIALLAGYDGGRDEEVKTLRGHNKRLKGMGNLDGAFEAGIELSYKFDPFRTYVKGMQATKARRYGDEDLGHTAYVDLGIAAVYPLSEALTFSTDLSTTWANKGYQRGYFGVTQLQAQQTSFAAYRPGSGFKQATLTGVLNYQLTPEIAFQGGVSLYTLLGDAAKSPIVEKKTAGIAFLSASYSF; translated from the coding sequence GTGAAAAATACCCTGGGTTATTCCGCGGCGACGTTATTGGTGTTATTCCCTCTGCAGGGGCTTACGCAAGATGGCGCAGAGGCGTCATTGAAATTCAGCGGCGGCATGGCCGTGGCGCCGGACTATCAGGGTGCCTCCGACTACAGTGCCGTGCCACTGTACGATATTGAGGCCGGTTACGAGAAGTCTGCCTGGGGTGACTTTAGCCTCGGGATGCAAAACGGTGCTCGCTGGCAGTTGCCGTTATCCGGGCCCTTCGGTATAGCCCTATTGGCTGGTTATGACGGTGGACGGGATGAAGAGGTGAAAACGCTGCGGGGTCACAACAAGCGGCTGAAAGGCATGGGCAATTTGGATGGCGCTTTTGAAGCCGGTATTGAGCTGAGCTATAAATTTGACCCTTTTCGCACTTACGTTAAGGGAATGCAGGCCACCAAAGCACGGCGTTATGGTGATGAGGACCTGGGGCATACTGCATACGTCGATCTGGGTATCGCGGCAGTTTATCCGCTGAGCGAGGCATTGACGTTTTCAACCGATTTGAGCACCACCTGGGCCAACAAGGGTTACCAGCGTGGTTATTTTGGCGTGACGCAGCTACAGGCGCAGCAAACGTCATTCGCCGCGTATCGACCGGGCAGCGGCTTTAAGCAAGCCACGCTTACCGGCGTGCTGAACTACCAATTGACGCCAGAAATTGCCTTTCAGGGCGGTGTGAGTCTCTATACTCTGTTGGGAGACGCGGCCAAAAGCCCGATCGTCGAGAAAAAAACGGCCGGCATCGCCTTCCTGAGCGCCAGCTACAGTTTCTGA
- a CDS encoding amidase: MKKLTLSQAASGLANGEFTAARLTADALLKIADEQGEGRRTFTHVYTQWAQEQALAADRRRAAGNPLSALDGVPVSVKDLFDVAGEATAAGSRVLASAPAANAHAAVVARLLQAGAVVMGKTNMTEFAYSGLGINPHYGTPANPWDRSARRIPGGSSSGAAVAVSDGMCFGSIGSDTGGSVRIPAAFCGLTGYKPTASRISSGGLLPLSPSLDSIGVIAHDVAGCLALDTAIADRPLQPQQKNLSQARFAVPQTLVLDGLDREVTTAFHLSLQRLTQAGAQIEFIPCQEFAELAAINADGGFSALESWHWHRALIAEHADAYDPRVLSRIRRGQTLDENNLQQLRSQRADWQRRVSAAVQGFDALLMPTVPFVAPTLAGLEADEEAYFRINGAVLRNPSVINFLDGCALSLPCQQADAAPVGLMVAALPLHDEALLGWALAIERCLAGA, encoded by the coding sequence ATGAAAAAGCTGACGTTATCCCAGGCTGCTTCAGGCCTGGCCAACGGCGAATTTACCGCCGCGCGGTTAACCGCTGACGCATTGTTGAAAATTGCGGACGAGCAGGGAGAGGGGCGGCGCACCTTTACTCATGTGTATACTCAATGGGCTCAGGAGCAGGCCCTGGCGGCCGATCGGCGGCGTGCCGCGGGTAACCCGTTGTCGGCGTTGGACGGCGTACCGGTGTCGGTCAAAGACCTGTTTGATGTCGCAGGGGAGGCTACTGCGGCCGGGTCGCGCGTACTGGCCAGTGCGCCAGCGGCTAATGCCCATGCCGCCGTGGTGGCGCGTTTGTTGCAGGCGGGCGCGGTGGTGATGGGCAAAACCAACATGACCGAATTTGCCTATTCCGGCCTGGGGATCAATCCCCACTACGGCACGCCCGCTAATCCCTGGGATCGCAGCGCTCGTCGCATTCCCGGTGGTTCGTCCTCGGGGGCTGCGGTGGCGGTGAGCGACGGCATGTGTTTCGGCTCGATAGGCAGCGACACCGGCGGTTCGGTGCGGATCCCGGCGGCCTTCTGCGGCCTGACCGGCTATAAGCCCACCGCTAGCCGCATTAGCAGCGGCGGCCTGCTGCCACTTTCCCCTTCACTGGATTCGATAGGCGTAATTGCTCATGACGTTGCCGGGTGCCTGGCGCTGGATACGGCAATAGCCGATCGGCCGCTGCAACCGCAGCAGAAAAATTTGAGTCAGGCACGCTTCGCCGTCCCGCAAACCCTGGTGCTGGATGGCCTGGATCGGGAGGTCACCACCGCGTTTCATCTCAGCCTGCAACGTTTGACGCAGGCTGGGGCGCAAATTGAATTTATTCCCTGTCAGGAGTTCGCCGAGTTGGCGGCGATCAATGCCGACGGCGGTTTTAGCGCGCTGGAGTCCTGGCACTGGCACCGGGCTTTGATTGCCGAACATGCCGATGCTTATGACCCTCGGGTGCTGTCACGCATTCGTCGCGGCCAAACGCTGGATGAAAACAACCTGCAGCAATTACGGTCGCAGCGCGCCGATTGGCAACGGCGGGTGAGTGCCGCAGTGCAAGGATTCGATGCGTTGCTGATGCCGACGGTGCCCTTCGTTGCCCCGACCCTTGCCGGGTTGGAAGCAGATGAAGAAGCCTATTTTCGTATCAATGGCGCCGTGCTGCGTAATCCTTCGGTGATCAATTTCCTCGACGGCTGCGCATTGTCACTGCCGTGCCAGCAGGCCGATGCGGCACCGGTTGGCCTGATGGTGGCCGCACTGCCTTTGCATGACGAAGCGCTGCTGGGGTGGGCGCTGGCAATCGAACGTTGCCTCGCCGGCGCGTGA
- the creC gene encoding two-component system sensor histidine kinase CreC: protein MRIGLRLLLGYFLIVAVAGYFVLSIFVQEVKPGVRRATEGTLVDTANLLAQIARLDMQRTDVAHGQLAQAFAQLNQRPIGANIAGIRKDRSEYHVYLTDRQGKVIFDSSGGALGQDYSRWNDVYLTLRGQYGARSTRSDPQDENSSVMYVAAPVLEQGKIIGVLSVGKPNSTMAPVIKRSERRILWAGALLLGIALLIGLGFVWWINRSIGRLVRYADGVAQGESVPLPKMGGHELTQLAQALESMRVKLEGKAYIEQYVHTLTHELKSPLAAIRGAAELLQEFPPPATAQRFLTNIEQQSTRIQQLVDKLLVQARLESRPGLEPAPIAMAALVRQAVAGKEAQAVRRGILLQVDGLEEIILTGDGLLIGQALTNLLDNALDFTPAGGTISVRGERDEGHYRITVSDDGSGIPDYALDKVFERFYSLARADKPKSSGLGLSFVQEVARLHRGSIRLHNCQPHGVAAIFILSL from the coding sequence ATGAGAATAGGCCTGCGCCTGCTGCTGGGGTATTTCCTGATTGTGGCGGTCGCGGGCTATTTCGTGCTGAGCATTTTCGTGCAGGAAGTGAAGCCTGGCGTGCGGCGCGCAACCGAAGGCACGCTGGTGGATACCGCCAACCTGCTGGCGCAAATCGCGCGTCTGGACATGCAGCGTACTGACGTCGCACACGGCCAGTTGGCGCAGGCATTCGCCCAACTCAATCAACGCCCCATTGGCGCCAATATTGCCGGTATTCGAAAAGATCGCAGCGAATATCATGTCTATCTTACCGATCGGCAGGGTAAGGTCATTTTTGACTCTAGCGGCGGGGCACTGGGTCAGGATTATTCTCGCTGGAATGACGTGTATCTGACGCTGCGCGGCCAGTATGGCGCCCGCAGTACGCGAAGTGACCCACAGGATGAAAACAGCTCGGTGATGTATGTCGCCGCGCCGGTGCTGGAGCAAGGCAAGATAATCGGCGTGCTTAGCGTCGGAAAACCCAACAGCACCATGGCGCCGGTGATCAAACGCAGCGAACGCCGCATTCTGTGGGCAGGGGCACTGCTGCTGGGCATTGCATTGCTGATTGGTCTGGGTTTTGTCTGGTGGATTAACCGGTCGATTGGTCGATTGGTGCGTTACGCCGATGGCGTCGCGCAAGGTGAAAGCGTGCCGCTGCCAAAAATGGGCGGCCATGAGCTGACGCAACTGGCGCAGGCGCTCGAAAGCATGCGGGTGAAGCTGGAGGGCAAAGCCTACATCGAGCAGTATGTGCACACTCTGACCCACGAGTTAAAAAGCCCCTTGGCGGCGATCCGCGGCGCAGCGGAGCTGTTGCAGGAGTTCCCACCCCCGGCTACCGCTCAGCGCTTTCTGACCAATATCGAACAACAGAGTACGCGCATCCAGCAACTGGTGGACAAGCTGCTGGTTCAGGCGCGGCTGGAAAGCCGCCCCGGGCTGGAACCGGCGCCGATCGCGATGGCGGCGTTGGTGCGTCAGGCGGTAGCCGGCAAGGAAGCGCAGGCGGTACGGCGCGGTATTTTATTGCAGGTAGACGGTCTAGAAGAGATCATCCTGACCGGCGATGGGCTATTGATCGGCCAGGCGTTAACCAATCTGCTCGACAATGCGCTGGATTTCACCCCCGCGGGCGGCACGATCAGCGTGCGTGGCGAACGCGATGAAGGCCATTACCGGATCACCGTCAGCGACGACGGCAGCGGTATCCCAGATTACGCGTTGGACAAAGTGTTCGAGCGTTTCTATTCGCTGGCACGGGCCGACAAGCCGAAAAGCAGCGGCCTGGGCCTGAGTTTTGTACAGGAAGTGGCGCGTTTGCACCGAGGATCTATCCGGTTGCACAATTGCCAACCGCACGGCGTGGCGGCTATTTTCATCTTATCTCTCTGA
- the creB gene encoding two-component system response regulator CreB → MKPTLWLVEDEPSIADTLIYSLESEGFQVRWFERGEPALQALAQGAPALAILDVGLPDINGFELCRRLLSQAADLPVLFLTARSDELDRLIGLEIGADDYVAKPFSPREVSARVRTILRRLQKQQRLQQPTLYSFGPFGLDEPAATIYYHQQPLPLTRYEFLLLKTLLLAPGRVFSRQQLMDSVWAQAEESLDRTVDTHIKTLRAKLRQIDPGEPPIHTHRGLGYSVSRQP, encoded by the coding sequence ATGAAGCCGACGCTGTGGCTGGTGGAGGATGAACCCAGCATTGCCGATACGCTGATTTATAGCCTCGAGAGCGAAGGCTTTCAGGTGCGCTGGTTCGAACGTGGCGAACCGGCCTTGCAAGCATTGGCGCAAGGGGCGCCCGCGTTGGCTATCCTCGATGTCGGCTTGCCGGATATCAACGGTTTTGAACTGTGTCGCCGTCTGCTGTCGCAGGCGGCGGATTTGCCCGTTCTTTTTCTTACGGCTCGCAGCGACGAGCTCGATCGCCTGATCGGGCTGGAAATCGGTGCCGACGACTACGTCGCCAAGCCTTTTTCCCCGCGAGAGGTCAGCGCCCGCGTTCGTACCATTTTACGTCGTTTGCAAAAACAACAGCGCTTGCAGCAGCCCACGCTGTATAGCTTCGGTCCCTTTGGGCTGGATGAACCGGCGGCGACCATTTATTACCATCAGCAGCCGTTACCGCTGACCCGCTATGAATTCCTGCTGTTAAAAACCTTACTGCTGGCGCCCGGCAGGGTATTTTCCCGTCAACAGCTGATGGACAGCGTTTGGGCCCAGGCGGAAGAGAGTCTGGACCGCACTGTCGACACCCATATCAAAACCTTGCGCGCCAAGCTACGTCAGATCGATCCGGGCGAACCGCCCATTCATACGCATCGTGGCCTGGGCTATAGCGTGAGCCGCCAACCATGA
- a CDS encoding protein YgfX — protein sequence MAQWRCDVRISWRTQLLSLLTHGVLILLILISPWPEGYGPIWLVLLTLVVFECIRSQKRIASRQGELRLLENQRVGWQGQEWQLVKQPWMLRFGILLTLQPMQGKKRRRLWLASDSMAKAEWRHLRQQLLYPPASDDEEP from the coding sequence GTGGCCCAGTGGCGATGTGATGTTCGTATTTCCTGGCGCACCCAGTTACTTTCGCTGTTGACGCATGGCGTTCTGATCCTGCTGATCCTGATTTCACCCTGGCCGGAAGGCTACGGGCCAATCTGGCTGGTGTTGCTGACGCTGGTGGTGTTTGAATGCATTCGTAGCCAAAAACGCATTGCGTCACGTCAGGGGGAGTTGCGCCTGCTGGAGAACCAGCGTGTGGGCTGGCAAGGCCAGGAATGGCAGTTGGTCAAGCAACCCTGGATGCTGCGCTTCGGTATTCTGCTGACGTTGCAACCGATGCAGGGGAAAAAGCGTCGTCGCTTATGGTTGGCCTCCGACAGCATGGCCAAGGCCGAATGGCGACATTTGCGCCAACAGCTGTTGTATCCGCCGGCCAGTGATGATGAGGAACCCTGA
- a CDS encoding GntR family transcriptional regulator: MTLDAESPELPTAEEAGLSLNELAYRRFKQALVTLSYKPGEYLNTAQVMSELDMGRTPINQAIHRLANEGLLQVIPRKGVMVAPLSMDDALELIEVRLANEMLCMRLASKRITAPQIAELTELNQQIEAASQQRDRVKMMTLDHQFHQQLAQIAGNNMLADILSVLHARAQRFWASTLSREGHMREVIEEHRAIIAALAAQDDDAAANAAQAHILSFRSALLHEG; this comes from the coding sequence ATGACCCTTGACGCAGAGAGCCCGGAACTCCCGACGGCAGAGGAAGCCGGGCTGTCACTGAATGAACTCGCCTACCGACGCTTTAAGCAGGCGCTGGTGACGTTAAGTTATAAACCTGGTGAATATCTCAATACCGCTCAGGTGATGAGCGAGCTGGACATGGGCAGAACGCCGATCAATCAGGCGATCCACCGGCTGGCCAATGAAGGATTGCTGCAGGTGATCCCGCGTAAAGGGGTGATGGTTGCGCCGCTTTCGATGGATGATGCGCTGGAATTGATTGAAGTACGTTTGGCCAATGAAATGCTGTGTATGCGGTTGGCGAGCAAGAGAATTACGGCCCCCCAGATCGCCGAGCTGACGGAGCTCAATCAACAAATAGAAGCTGCCAGTCAGCAACGCGATCGAGTAAAAATGATGACGTTGGATCATCAATTCCACCAGCAGCTGGCGCAAATCGCCGGTAATAATATGCTGGCGGACATTCTGAGCGTACTGCATGCCCGAGCACAGCGCTTTTGGGCCAGCACGCTATCACGCGAAGGCCACATGCGAGAGGTGATAGAGGAGCATCGGGCGATTATCGCCGCACTGGCCGCGCAGGACGATGACGCAGCCGCCAATGCGGCGCAGGCGCACATACTCTCATTCCGCAGTGCGCTACTGCACGAAGGATAA
- the ygfZ gene encoding tRNA-modifying protein YgfZ, with protein sequence MAYKIPFPPRQPSASSHLPLTLISLEDWALVTLNGPDTVKYLQGQVTADIEALAADQHVLCGHCDAKGKMWSNLRLFHRGEGFAYLERRSVLDSQLAEIKKYAVFSKLTIAADNEAVLLGVAGFQARAALTGIFNSLPDAEHPVVQDGETTLLHFTLPAERFLLVTTAAVAEQLVARLHEQAELNDSQQWLTLDIEAGYPVIDAANSGQLIPQATNLQALEGISFSKGCYTGQEMVARAKFRGANKRALYWLEGKAGRVPQPAEDLELQLGENWRRTGTVLSAAKLADGTLWVQVVLNNDLEADSKLRVRDDATSELAIKPLPYSLEA encoded by the coding sequence ATGGCGTATAAAATTCCATTTCCACCCCGTCAGCCTTCCGCCTCTTCCCATCTGCCCCTGACCTTAATCTCGCTGGAAGATTGGGCACTGGTGACGCTGAACGGGCCCGACACGGTAAAATACCTTCAGGGCCAGGTGACCGCTGACATCGAAGCGCTGGCGGCGGACCAACACGTGCTGTGCGGTCACTGCGACGCCAAAGGCAAAATGTGGAGCAACCTGCGTCTGTTCCACCGTGGCGAAGGCTTTGCCTATCTGGAACGCCGCAGCGTGCTGGACAGCCAACTGGCTGAAATCAAAAAATATGCGGTGTTTTCCAAACTCACCATCGCCGCCGATAACGAAGCGGTGCTGCTGGGCGTAGCCGGTTTTCAGGCGCGTGCGGCGCTGACGGGCATTTTCAACAGCCTGCCGGACGCGGAACATCCGGTGGTGCAGGACGGTGAAACCACCCTGCTGCACTTCACTTTACCGGCGGAACGTTTTCTGTTGGTTACCACCGCAGCGGTAGCCGAACAACTGGTCGCCAGGCTGCACGAACAGGCGGAACTCAACGACAGCCAGCAGTGGCTGACGCTGGATATCGAAGCCGGTTATCCGGTCATTGACGCCGCCAATAGCGGGCAGTTGATCCCGCAGGCCACCAATCTACAGGCACTGGAAGGCATCAGCTTTAGCAAAGGTTGCTACACCGGTCAGGAAATGGTGGCGCGCGCCAAATTCCGCGGCGCCAACAAGCGGGCGCTGTATTGGCTGGAAGGCAAAGCCGGACGGGTGCCGCAGCCGGCCGAGGATCTGGAACTGCAGCTGGGTGAAAACTGGCGCCGTACCGGCACGGTGTTGAGCGCCGCCAAACTTGCCGATGGCACGCTGTGGGTACAGGTGGTGTTGAATAACGATCTGGAAGCCGACAGCAAGCTGCGCGTGCGCGATGATGCCACCAGTGAATTGGCGATCAAACCGCTGCCGTATTCACTGGAAGCCTAG
- the sdhE gene encoding FAD assembly factor SdhE — protein MDINNKARIHWACRRGMRELDISIMPFFEYEYDRLNDTDKALFIRLLESDDPDLFNWLMNHGAPQDSELQRMVTLIQTRNKDRGPVAM, from the coding sequence ATGGATATTAATAACAAAGCACGTATTCACTGGGCTTGTCGCCGTGGCATGCGTGAGCTGGACATCTCGATCATGCCGTTCTTCGAATATGAGTACGATCGGTTGAATGACACAGACAAAGCGCTGTTTATCCGCCTGCTTGAGAGTGACGATCCCGATTTGTTCAACTGGCTGATGAATCATGGCGCTCCGCAGGACAGTGAACTGCAGAGAATGGTGACACTGATCCAGACGCGAAATAAAGACCGTGGCCCAGTGGCGATGTGA
- a CDS encoding SDR family oxidoreductase, which translates to MTKVVLVTGASRGIGRATALLLARQGYAVGVNYLKDEAAAAQVVAEIEAMGGRALALRADVADENQVVAMFNALDVGLGPISALVNNAGILFQQTGIEQLTAERINKVLSTNVTGYFLCCRETVKRMAQRHGGQGGAIVNVSSAAARLGAPGEYIDYAASKGAVDTLTTGLALEVAAQGIRVNAVRPGLIYTEMHASGGEPGRVDRVKSSLPMQRGGTPEEVAEIIVWLLSDAASYVTGSFIEAAGGR; encoded by the coding sequence ATGACGAAAGTTGTATTGGTTACCGGCGCCAGCCGCGGCATTGGCCGCGCCACGGCGTTGTTATTGGCCCGACAGGGTTATGCGGTGGGCGTTAACTATCTGAAAGATGAGGCCGCGGCGGCGCAGGTGGTGGCGGAAATTGAAGCCATGGGCGGTCGTGCACTGGCACTACGGGCGGATGTCGCCGATGAAAATCAGGTGGTGGCGATGTTCAATGCACTGGATGTCGGCCTTGGCCCGATCAGCGCGCTGGTTAACAACGCCGGTATCTTGTTTCAGCAGACGGGGATTGAGCAACTGACCGCCGAGCGCATCAATAAGGTATTGAGTACCAACGTTACCGGTTATTTTCTCTGTTGCCGTGAGACAGTGAAGCGCATGGCGCAGCGTCATGGCGGCCAGGGCGGGGCGATCGTCAACGTCTCTTCCGCTGCCGCGCGCCTCGGCGCTCCGGGAGAATACATCGACTATGCCGCCTCCAAAGGGGCGGTAGACACGCTTACCACCGGGCTGGCGCTGGAGGTGGCGGCGCAGGGCATCCGCGTAAATGCCGTGCGGCCAGGGCTGATTTATACCGAAATGCATGCCAGCGGCGGCGAGCCGGGGCGCGTTGATCGGGTAAAAAGCAGCCTGCCGATGCAGCGTGGCGGCACCCCGGAAGAGGTGGCGGAAATCATCGTCTGGTTACTGTCCGATGCCGCTTCTTACGTCACCGGCAGCTTTATTGAAGCCGCCGGCGGCCGCTGA
- a CDS encoding HD domain-containing protein, which yields MSSAVPALDFGSMTQVIQFLMEIDKLKSVQRRTKVLGTQRQENSAEHSWHFAVGAMSLAPYAGEDVDIQRVIQMALLHDIVEIDAGDVLVYDLAARAAIHDQEVAAARRLFGMLPDAQREYFTALWQEYEDGESADARFALVLDRTMPMLMNLHNEGQSWVENGISLEQVLSRNTMIEEVYPELWKHLLHHLQDAQRKGWLK from the coding sequence ATGTCATCCGCTGTACCCGCGTTAGATTTCGGCTCCATGACCCAGGTCATCCAGTTCCTGATGGAAATCGACAAGTTGAAAAGCGTGCAACGCCGCACCAAGGTGCTGGGCACCCAACGCCAGGAAAACTCTGCCGAACACAGTTGGCACTTTGCCGTAGGCGCCATGAGTCTGGCTCCTTACGCCGGTGAAGACGTAGATATTCAGCGGGTGATCCAAATGGCGCTGCTGCATGACATCGTTGAGATCGATGCTGGCGACGTGCTGGTATACGATCTGGCGGCACGTGCAGCGATCCACGATCAAGAGGTTGCCGCAGCACGGCGCCTGTTTGGCATGCTGCCGGACGCTCAACGCGAGTATTTCACCGCTTTATGGCAGGAATATGAAGATGGCGAGAGCGCCGATGCGCGCTTTGCGCTGGTGCTGGACCGCACCATGCCGATGCTGATGAACCTGCATAATGAAGGCCAAAGCTGGGTCGAAAACGGCATCAGCCTGGAACAGGTGTTGTCACGCAATACGATGATTGAAGAAGTTTACCCTGAGCTGTGGAAACACCTGCTGCACCACCTGCAGGACGCCCAGCGCAAGGGCTGGTTGAAGTAA
- a CDS encoding DUF4286 family protein, producing MTGSPNGMLFVATDIATQDEADFNQWYDREHVEERVRVPGFLSGTRYQALHGGRKYLGLYKTESLASFTSAAYRAAFTQQTPWSVASLDKMRDPMRRVCAVEAVTGQGCGSYLAIVNLIPAQPEVLKASISHLGALLAEQPGFVRSSLLSPDAELSSPLPKESRENRHLLPMLLIESSSAEAGQRLSELACRQLKIPAAEALHYALGWQLTTQELSS from the coding sequence ATGACCGGTTCCCCGAACGGAATGCTGTTTGTCGCAACAGATATCGCCACGCAGGATGAGGCGGATTTCAATCAGTGGTACGACCGCGAGCACGTGGAAGAGCGAGTACGGGTGCCTGGTTTTTTGTCGGGCACCCGTTATCAGGCGCTGCACGGCGGGCGTAAATATCTTGGCCTGTACAAAACCGAATCACTGGCCAGTTTTACCTCAGCGGCCTACCGCGCTGCGTTTACCCAGCAAACGCCCTGGTCGGTGGCGAGCCTCGATAAAATGCGTGACCCGATGCGCCGGGTGTGTGCGGTGGAGGCGGTGACCGGTCAGGGCTGCGGCAGTTACCTGGCTATCGTTAACCTCATACCGGCGCAGCCGGAGGTATTGAAAGCCAGCATCAGCCATTTGGGGGCTCTGCTGGCTGAGCAACCAGGCTTTGTGCGCAGTAGCCTGCTGTCGCCGGACGCGGAGCTCAGTTCGCCGTTGCCGAAAGAGTCGCGTGAGAATCGCCATCTGTTGCCGATGCTGCTGATCGAAAGCAGCAGCGCCGAGGCTGGCCAGCGGCTGAGCGAACTGGCCTGCCGCCAACTGAAAATCCCCGCTGCCGAAGCCCTGCATTATGCCCTTGGCTGGCAACTGACCACTCAGGAGCTGTCATCATGA
- a CDS encoding DUF2165 family protein — MIIRLSKALLVCAIALFATLVAFGNITDYGSNFAFVRHVFMMDTIFPDATITYRSIQSPWLHHAGYIGIIFLESLTALLCWVGGVRLLCGLKLPAVAFNRKKKLAVVGLTLGFLTWQVGFMSVGGEWFGMWMSKQWNGVPDAFRFFVTIILVLIYLVQRDGELDE; from the coding sequence ATGATTATTCGCTTATCCAAAGCGCTGCTGGTGTGCGCGATTGCGCTATTTGCCACCCTGGTCGCTTTCGGCAATATTACGGATTACGGTTCCAACTTCGCCTTTGTGCGCCATGTCTTTATGATGGACACCATTTTCCCAGATGCCACCATCACCTACCGTTCCATACAGTCTCCCTGGCTGCATCATGCCGGTTACATCGGCATTATTTTCTTGGAAAGCCTAACGGCACTGCTCTGCTGGGTGGGCGGTGTGCGCCTGCTGTGTGGTCTGAAACTGCCCGCCGTGGCGTTCAACAGAAAGAAAAAACTGGCGGTGGTGGGTCTGACGCTCGGTTTTCTGACCTGGCAGGTGGGGTTTATGTCGGTGGGGGGCGAATGGTTCGGCATGTGGATGTCGAAACAATGGAACGGAGTGCCGGACGCCTTTCGGTTCTTTGTCACCATTATTCTGGTGCTGATTTACCTGGTGCAACGCGATGGGGAGTTAGACGAGTAA
- a CDS encoding DUF2848 domain-containing protein yields MRLTFTLPESSGTGVLDVEIDHLVIAGWTGRDREAILHHIRELAELGVPQPSAIPLFYRVAVNQLSQSERIEVIGNASSGEAEPLIFTHRGELYVSLASDHTDRQLEAHSVALSKQLCVKPVARAAWPLREVIAHWDSLIMRSWIKENGEFQLYQQGRLANLRTPGDLLDRYLSGQQLPESGLTVPQPQDGLAMACGTVAAIGGIRPATEFRMELVDEVLGRTISHHYSSIELPVVA; encoded by the coding sequence ATGAGACTGACCTTTACTTTACCCGAATCCAGCGGCACTGGGGTGTTGGATGTCGAGATCGATCACCTGGTGATTGCCGGCTGGACCGGCCGGGATCGCGAGGCGATCCTGCACCATATCAGGGAGCTGGCCGAGCTCGGCGTGCCCCAACCCAGTGCAATTCCTCTGTTTTACCGGGTGGCGGTTAACCAGCTCAGCCAGAGCGAACGTATCGAAGTTATCGGCAATGCCAGCTCCGGCGAAGCGGAACCGCTGATCTTCACACATCGCGGTGAATTGTATGTCTCGCTGGCCTCGGATCATACCGATCGTCAGTTGGAGGCGCACAGCGTGGCCCTGTCCAAACAGCTCTGCGTCAAGCCGGTAGCTCGTGCCGCCTGGCCGTTGCGTGAGGTGATCGCGCACTGGGACTCGTTGATCATGCGCTCGTGGATCAAGGAAAACGGCGAATTCCAGCTCTATCAGCAGGGCCGTCTGGCTAACCTGCGTACGCCGGGCGATCTGCTGGATCGCTACCTGAGCGGCCAACAGTTACCGGAAAGTGGGCTGACAGTACCGCAGCCGCAAGACGGTCTGGCGATGGCCTGCGGTACGGTGGCGGCGATTGGCGGCATCCGGCCGGCGACCGAATTCCGTATGGAACTGGTGGATGAAGTGCTGGGGCGGACCATCAGCCACCATTACAGCAGCATTGAGCTGCCGGTGGTGGCCTGA